The following coding sequences are from one Caballeronia sp. SBC1 window:
- a CDS encoding helix-turn-helix transcriptional regulator → MTTDLLNSTFAALADPTRRAILARLARGEASVSELAEPFDMTLAAVSKHLRVLEHAGLIVRERDAQRRPCRLAAAALKDASEWFDPYRRLWEAGESGRTR, encoded by the coding sequence GTGACCACCGACCTCCTCAACTCGACTTTCGCGGCGCTCGCCGATCCGACCCGGCGAGCAATCCTTGCGCGGCTTGCCCGAGGCGAGGCATCGGTGTCGGAGCTTGCCGAGCCGTTTGACATGACCCTCGCCGCCGTATCCAAGCATCTCAGGGTGCTCGAGCATGCCGGGCTGATCGTGCGCGAGCGTGACGCGCAACGCCGCCCATGCCGGCTCGCTGCAGCAGCCCTGAAAGATGCCAGTGAATGGTTCGATCCGTATCGGCGGTTATGGGAAGCCGGCGAAAGTGGGAGAACACGATAA
- a CDS encoding NAD-dependent protein deacetylase, whose translation MKNLPDYASRTLSNPLFDFVERHPRLFVLSGAGISTESGIPCYRDTEGQRTGRAPILLKDFLGSEFARKRYWARSMIGWPLVAGAVPNAAHLAVARLERLGLFERLVTQNVDGLHTSAGNTDVIELHGNIGRVRCMECGDDTSRAALQPRLIANNPSFVGLAALPVADGDAQLEGYDFDAFHAPSCARCGGLLKPDVVFFGEGVPRARVDAAAAALEEADAMLVLGSSLMVYSGFRFCEWARRAGKPIAAVNLGKTRADALLQLKVEATCGPTLDALASDLVFARDGGRG comes from the coding sequence ATGAAAAATCTGCCGGACTACGCGTCTCGAACGCTTTCAAACCCTCTTTTCGATTTCGTCGAACGGCATCCGCGGCTGTTCGTTTTGTCCGGTGCGGGAATTAGTACGGAATCCGGAATACCTTGCTATCGGGATACCGAGGGGCAGCGTACGGGTCGAGCGCCTATTTTGCTGAAAGACTTCTTGGGCTCGGAGTTTGCGCGGAAACGCTATTGGGCGCGCAGCATGATTGGCTGGCCGTTGGTCGCGGGCGCCGTACCGAATGCCGCGCATCTCGCGGTAGCGCGGCTCGAGCGCCTCGGCCTGTTCGAAAGGCTTGTCACGCAAAACGTCGATGGACTGCATACGAGCGCGGGCAATACGGACGTGATCGAATTGCACGGCAATATTGGCCGGGTGCGGTGCATGGAATGCGGCGACGATACTTCACGCGCCGCGCTCCAGCCGCGACTTATCGCCAATAACCCGAGCTTCGTCGGCCTGGCTGCGTTGCCGGTGGCGGATGGCGACGCGCAACTCGAAGGTTACGATTTCGACGCTTTCCATGCGCCGTCCTGTGCCCGCTGCGGCGGCTTGCTCAAGCCGGATGTGGTGTTTTTCGGCGAAGGCGTGCCGCGGGCCCGTGTGGATGCGGCGGCCGCGGCGCTCGAAGAGGCCGATGCCATGCTCGTGCTCGGTTCGTCGCTAATGGTGTATTCGGGATTTCGCTTTTGCGAGTGGGCGAGGCGCGCCGGCAAGCCGATCGCGGCGGTCAATCTTGGCAAGACGCGGGCCGACGCACTATTGCAACTGAAGGTCGAAGCGACGTGCGGGCCGACGCTCGACGCGCTGGCGAGTGACTTGGTTTTTGCTCGCGATGGTGGACGGGGTTGA